The Yamadazyma tenuis chromosome 2, complete sequence sequence TTTGATGACTGAATACTTCCAGGGTATCAACTTGGCTGTGAGGCCGTTACTTTTCCATTTTGCTTCgaaaaaattgaaagaattaCAAACCCAAAACAACGTTAACAAATATGTGGATTTGTCAAGGTACTCCAAAAACGTTATAACTTTGTTAAATGCTTCCTTTCAAGCTTCTATAAATACAGTAAGATCGATTTGGGCATTACTACCGGATAATATGGTGGCGTTATTTGGGTGGATGGACAGAGAGTATTTATTCACTTCAGCCTTAAcattgatcttgtttaACTCGTCATTTGGATTACACGATGCCACCAAAGAACATTTGGATCATGCCTTGACAGTATTCACCAAGATGAAAAAACTAGGAAACTATCCTGCAGCTGTAAGGAGAGCACAActattgaagttgattaGCATTTTAGACTTCAACAGAGTCATGAGGGACTTATTGACTAAACATGATGACGAAGGACTATTTTCAACCAGTGTTAGCCCTAATGATCCTGAAATGCCTGTTGAGCCACCGACCTTGAACATGACTAACCATGAGAAAACTGACCAACACCAGAGTAATGATTCAATCGGACAAAATGAGctcaacatcaacaacgaGCTTGAACCTTTGATCAGTATTAAGTTTGACGCATACGATATGAACGAGCTTGAAACTCTATATCCGAAGAATGAAGCTGAAGGTATCGAAGGATTCACCGAGTTTAATGAAGAGCAAAAATTATGGCACGAAATTACCAATGATGCGGTTTGGTTGCAACATGCGCCTAACAAAccagcttcttctgcaaCTCCAGGAAATGAGTTCAATGAATCATCTGATGACGGTGAAGAGATGActgaagttcttgaagccTTTGACAGCAAAGTCACACAAGATACGCCAGGCTATGGTGATATGTTAAATCACGAGTTCCATGATCTTATGCATGGCTAAGGGCGCATAGTTTATATATATATGTATTTAATAGACGGCAGTGCAGGCGGAGTACCTAATGAAAACTTGTGGTATTGTACATATCAGTATACAAACTTCCGATGGGTGAAAAATAAAGTACATAATTTGGCTTCGACTCTCAATTGAAAAACTCCAGTAATCCGGGTGACCCATCATTCATCTGCTGGTATAACAGTTGAGGTGCCACCGCTTGGTtcaattgttgttgttgttgttgatgttgttgttgttgatgttgttgttgctggtgctggtgctgaTTACCAGTCATATTGTTCATCGGCATACCATTATTAGCAAATTGCTTTTGGGGTTGGTATTGGTGTATGGGTGGCTGGTTCTGGGGCTGCTGGGGCTTTTGGACCATTTGATGTCGTTGCTGGGCCATGTGGTTAGGCATCATGTTGTTGAGCATGGGTGAATTTACGTTACTCATGGGATTACTGGCCATTGTATTTACACCATTAGGCAGCATTCCTGGCAGCATCCCGTTCTGTAAGTTTTGCATAGGAGGCTGTTGTATGTTGTTAGGAATATTGTTCATTATATTTCCAGAAACGTTACTCGGCATTCGATTCTGCATGGAATTATTAGGAATACTGTTGGGCATGGTATTGGTTACGTTAGGAGTTGAGGAATTGGTCAGCAGCTTTCCCatttgttcttctttcatTTGCTGCATCTTCAATCTTAAAAATTGCAAAGCTTCAGGATATAATTCAGTGAGTTTAGTGTATAAAC is a genomic window containing:
- a CDS encoding uncharacterized protein (EggNog:ENOG503Q3NC), whose product is MNGSMNDRTPLTVDRDRVSCLLLINSQILKKAINIYNNVLINSQALSRLQPQERQRVVEQYQGYTRRIHCNLQVLTFIHEKYHLDDPSHQTSRTPFPFIIQAPPDMPELNSLYTKLTELYPEALQFLRLKMQQMKEEQMGKSSTNSSTPNVTNTMPNSIPNNSMQNRMPSNVSGNIMNNIPNNIQQPPMQNLQNGMSPGMSPNGVNTMASNPMSNVNSPMLNNMMPNHMAQQRHQMVQKPQQPQNQPPIHQYQPQKQFANNGMPMNNMTGNQHQHQQQQHQQQQHQQQQQQLNQAVAPQSLYQQMNDGSPGLSEFFN